A stretch of Chionomys nivalis chromosome 2, mChiNiv1.1, whole genome shotgun sequence DNA encodes these proteins:
- the LOC130869271 gene encoding olfactory receptor 12-like has product MAKPVHRNGSLSAVSLQGFVLVGFGGGAETQALLFAVFLPLYVLTVLGNLTMIVVITLDASLHSPMYFFLKNLSFVDLCLSSVIVPNALANIFSSSKVISFEGCATQLFLFSLLGAIEAFLLAVMAYDRFMAICSPLRYSVNMNPATCACLVLGTFCVGCLNAIVQTSLTFQLPFCSSNHIDSFFCDIPPLIKLACADTTLNELIILGISGFIILCTVLVIIISYGYITVTIIRMQSGSGRHKVFSTCGSHMTAVSLFYGTGFAIYGQPGGMESMEQGKLVSIIYTLVIPMFNPLIYSLRNKDVKDALRRLGQRHSLRKKSGWCHHQGLC; this is encoded by the coding sequence ATGGCCAAACCAGTCCACAGAAATGGGAGTCTCTCGGCAGTGTCCTTGCAGGGGTTCGTGCTGGTGGGATTTGGGGGAGGCGCAGAGACCCAGGCCCTGCTCTttgctgtcttcctgcctctgtacGTGCTGACTGTCCTGGGCAACCTCACCATGATCGTGGTCATCACCCTGGATGCCAGCCTTCActcccccatgtacttcttcctcaagAACCTGTCCTTTGTCgacctctgcctctcttctgttaTTGTGCCCAATGCTCTGGCCAACATTTTTTCCTCTTCCAAGGTCATCAGCTTTGAGGGATGTGCCACTcagctcttccttttctccttgttgGGTGCCATTGAAGCTTTCCTCTTAGCTGTGATGGCCTATGATCGTTTCATGGCCATCTGCAGTCCTTTAAGATACTCTGTGAACATGAACCCTGCAACCTGTGCCTGTCTGGTTCTGGGTACCTTCTGTGTTGGCTGCCTGAACGCCATTGTCCAGACAAGCCTCACATTCCAGCTGCCCTTCTGCAGCTCCAACCACATCGACTCCTTCTTCTGTGATATACCCCCACTGATCAAGCTTGCATGTGCAGATACAACTCTCAATGAACTTATCATCCTTGGTATCTCTGGATTCATCATTCTGTGTACTGTTCTTGTGATCATCATCTCTTATGGCTACATCACAGTGACCATCATCAGGATGCAGTCAGGGTCAGGGCGGCACAAGGTCTTCTCTACCTGTGGCTCCCACATGACAGCTGTATCCTTGTTTTATGGAACTGGTTTTGCAATATATGGACAGCCAGGAGGTATGGAATCCATGGAGCAGGGCAAGTTGGTCTCCATCATCTACACCCTGGTGATCCCCATGTTCAACCCCCTCATCTACAGTCTGCGCAACAAGGATGTAAAGGACGCCCTGAGGAGGCTGGGACAGAGACACAGTCTGAGGAAGAAGAGTGGCTGGTGTCACCATCAGGGACTATGCTAG
- the LOC130869270 gene encoding olfactory receptor 12-like — protein MAKPVQRNGSLSAVSLQGFMLVGFRGGAETQALLFAVFLPLYVLTVMGNLTMITVITLDAGLHSPMYFFLKNLSFIDLCLSSVIVPNALANIFSSSKVISFEGCATQFFFFSFLAATEAVLLAVMAYDRFMAICSPLRYSVNMCPTTCARLVLGTFCVGCLNAIVQTSLTFQLPFCSSNHIDYFFCDVPPLIKLACADTTLNELVMFGICGFIIVCAVLVVITSYGYIIVTIVRMQSGSGRHKVFSTCGSHMTAVSLFYGTGFAIYGQPGGIESMEQGKLVSIIYTLVIPMFNPLIYSLRNKDVKDALRRLGQRHSLGKKSGWCHHQGLC, from the coding sequence ATGGCCAAACCAGTCCAAAGAAATGGAAGTCTATCAGCAGTGTCCTTGCAGGGATTCATGCTGGTTGGATTTAGGGGAGGTGCAGAGACCCAGGCCCTGCTCTttgctgtcttcctgcctctatacgTGCTGACTGTCATGGGCAACCTCACCATGATCACGGTCATCACCCTGGATGCTGGCCTTCATtcccccatgtacttcttcctcaagAACCTGTCCTTTATCgacctctgcctctcttctgttaTTGTGCCCAATGCTTTGGCCaacattttctcctcttccaAGGTCATCAGCTTTGAAGGATGTGCCACTcagttcttctttttctccttcttggcTGCCACCGAAGCTGTACTCTTAGCTGTGATGGCCTATGACCGTTTCATGGCCATCTGCAGTCCTTTAAGATACTCTGTGAATATGTGCCCTACAACCTGTGCCCGTTTGGTTCTGGGTACCTTCTGTGTTGGCTGCCTGAACGCCATTGTCCAGACCAGCCTCACATTTCAGCTGCCCTTCTGCAGCTCCAACCACATCGATTACTTCTTCTGTGATGTGCCCCCACTGATCAAGCTTGCTTGTGCAGACACAACTCTCAATGAACTTGTCATGTTTGGTATCTGTGGGTTCATCATTGTGTGTGCTGTTCTTGTGGTCATCACTTCTTACGGCTACATCATAGTGACCATCGTCAGGATGCAGTCAGGGTCAGGGCGGCACAAGGTCTTCTCTACCTGTGGCTCCCACATGACAGCTGTATCCTTGTTTTATGGAACTGGTTTTGCTATATATGGCCAGCCAGGAGGTATTGAATCCATGGAGCAGGGCAAGTTGGTCTCCATCATCTACACCCTGGTGATCCCCATGTTTAACCCCCTCATCTACAGTCTGCGCAACAAGGATGTAAAGGACGCCCTGAGGAGGCTGGGACAGAGACACAGTCTGGGGAAGAAGAGTGGCTGGTGTCACCATCAGGGACTATGCTAG